One window of the Gammaproteobacteria bacterium genome contains the following:
- a CDS encoding FHA domain-containing protein: MNTRGALASQGVFVASRITEAVRELTTLGIAVSTTDSRCTDDEASAAREAAEAAARAAEQAVQAATSAAAEAAEAASSAAAEAVGSAVEATERRMEATEDRVALGLWITLGMAAVMFPTLMFLTMRAPRREVVRVVEQASAGARDPGRPRSSGLYLPFRYFLPGRGAVAGGVRRPGGAGGAPHGAALPDLRFVADPSDYGDPPIDIRFGGHRLRRAEGGLVIGRQPTLVDEVIHDPTVSMRHARVIRKGGRFFIEDLNSREGTWVNGERLVPFTPRELSRDAVVQFGDGPRLALQPVPAGKPDN, translated from the coding sequence GTGAACACCAGAGGTGCCCTCGCGTCACAGGGCGTGTTCGTGGCTTCGCGAATCACCGAGGCGGTGCGCGAACTGACGACCCTCGGCATCGCCGTCAGCACGACCGACTCCCGCTGCACCGATGATGAAGCCAGCGCCGCGAGGGAGGCTGCGGAAGCGGCGGCCAGAGCGGCCGAGCAGGCTGTGCAGGCGGCGACCAGCGCGGCAGCCGAGGCTGCGGAGGCGGCATCCAGCGCCGCGGCGGAGGCCGTGGGGTCGGCGGTGGAGGCTACCGAGAGGCGCATGGAAGCCACCGAAGACCGGGTGGCCCTGGGTCTGTGGATCACGCTCGGCATGGCGGCGGTCATGTTTCCGACGCTGATGTTCCTGACCATGCGCGCGCCGCGCCGCGAGGTCGTGCGGGTGGTCGAGCAGGCGTCGGCGGGGGCGCGCGACCCCGGAAGGCCTCGCAGCTCGGGCCTCTATCTGCCGTTCAGGTACTTTCTGCCCGGCCGCGGGGCTGTAGCGGGAGGCGTTCGCCGACCCGGAGGCGCGGGAGGCGCTCCGCACGGAGCCGCACTTCCGGATCTTCGGTTCGTGGCCGATCCTTCGGACTACGGCGATCCACCCATCGACATCCGTTTTGGGGGCCACAGGCTCCGGCGTGCCGAGGGCGGGCTGGTCATCGGCCGCCAGCCGACCCTGGTCGACGAGGTCATCCACGACCCGACCGTCTCCATGCGTCACGCGCGCGTGATCCGGAAGGGCGGGCGTTTCTTCATCGAGGATCTGAACTCGCGCGAGGGCACGTGGGTCAACGGTGAACGGCTGGTTCCGTTCACGCCCCGGGAACTCTCCCGGGATGCCGTGGTTCAGTTCGGTGACGGGCCGCGTCTGGCCCTTCAGCCGGTGCCGGCCGGCAAACCCGACAACTGA
- the ilvB gene encoding biosynthetic-type acetolactate synthase large subunit, with product MTTSTALRDSRAHPLAGQVMSGAEMIVQVLADEGIDTIFGYSGGAILPTYDAVFRYNKENAVDGVEPMPLIVPANEQGAGFMAAGYARASGKVGCVLVTSGPGATNCVTPVRDCMADSVPIVVICGQVPTAAIGTDAFQEAPVTAVMGPVAKHVFLVTKPEQLEATMRTAFEIARTGRPGPVVVDVPKDVQNWTGAFHGEGCLPIPGYRRRLDALRARKLSHDRCREFFDMLGESRRPLIYAGGGVVNANASEPLRRLANDFGIPGVTTLMGLGSFDTTAPLCLHMLGMHGTAFANYAVDDCDLLIAVGARFDDRVAGVPAKFAARARRVVHFDIDPSEIHKVKPADWHYTGMLGEALDDLVAYGHSIGFRADFSDWHAEVAALKRDYALDYDRESSLIQPYYVMEVMNRITRGNAIISTGVGQHQMWAAQYCDFSEPRLWLTSGSMGTMGFGLPAAIGAQFARPDKLVIDVDGDASIRMNLGEFETAASYDLPVKVMVLNNFGDGMVMQWQRLFFKGRLSASDKSLRKKNFVLAAQADGFEYAKRLDRKEDVPRVVKEFLEFSGPAFLEVVIDPEAHVYPMVGPGLSYQDMVTGDHIPNRYEDRGAEPDPSDLF from the coding sequence ATGACAACCAGCACCGCGCTCCGCGATTCCCGCGCGCACCCGCTCGCGGGTCAGGTAATGAGCGGAGCCGAGATGATCGTCCAGGTCCTGGCCGACGAGGGAATCGACACCATCTTCGGCTACAGCGGCGGAGCGATCCTGCCCACCTACGACGCCGTCTTCCGCTACAACAAGGAAAACGCGGTGGACGGGGTGGAGCCGATGCCGCTCATCGTGCCCGCGAACGAGCAGGGCGCCGGCTTCATGGCGGCCGGCTACGCGCGCGCGAGCGGCAAGGTGGGGTGCGTGCTGGTGACCTCCGGGCCCGGCGCCACCAACTGCGTGACCCCGGTGCGCGACTGCATGGCCGACTCGGTGCCCATCGTGGTGATCTGCGGCCAGGTGCCCACCGCCGCCATCGGCACCGACGCCTTCCAGGAGGCCCCGGTCACGGCGGTGATGGGGCCGGTGGCCAAGCACGTCTTCCTGGTGACGAAGCCGGAGCAGCTCGAGGCCACCATGCGCACGGCCTTCGAGATCGCGCGCACCGGCCGGCCCGGTCCGGTGGTGGTGGACGTGCCCAAGGACGTGCAGAACTGGACCGGGGCCTTCCACGGGGAGGGATGCCTGCCCATCCCCGGGTATCGGCGCCGCCTCGACGCGCTCCGCGCCCGCAAGCTGAGCCACGACCGGTGCCGCGAGTTCTTCGACATGCTGGGCGAGAGCCGCCGACCGCTCATCTACGCCGGTGGCGGGGTGGTGAACGCCAACGCCTCGGAGCCCCTGCGCCGGCTGGCCAACGATTTCGGCATCCCCGGCGTGACCACGCTGATGGGGCTGGGCAGTTTCGACACCACCGCGCCGCTCTGCCTGCACATGCTGGGGATGCACGGCACCGCGTTCGCCAACTACGCGGTGGACGACTGCGACCTGCTCATCGCCGTGGGGGCGCGCTTCGACGATCGCGTGGCCGGGGTACCGGCCAAGTTCGCGGCCAGGGCCCGGCGGGTCGTCCACTTCGACATCGATCCTTCGGAGATCCACAAGGTCAAGCCGGCGGACTGGCACTACACCGGGATGCTCGGGGAGGCGCTCGACGACCTGGTGGCGTACGGGCACTCCATCGGCTTCCGGGCCGACTTCTCCGACTGGCACGCCGAGGTCGCCGCGCTCAAGCGCGACTACGCCCTCGACTACGACCGCGAGAGTTCGCTCATCCAGCCCTACTACGTCATGGAGGTCATGAACCGCATCACCCGCGGCAACGCGATCATCTCCACCGGCGTGGGACAGCACCAGATGTGGGCCGCCCAATACTGCGACTTCAGCGAGCCGCGGCTCTGGCTGACCTCGGGGAGCATGGGCACGATGGGGTTCGGGCTTCCCGCCGCCATAGGGGCCCAGTTCGCGCGCCCGGACAAGCTGGTCATCGACGTGGACGGGGACGCCAGCATCCGCATGAACCTGGGCGAGTTCGAGACCGCCGCCTCCTACGATCTTCCGGTCAAGGTCATGGTGCTGAACAACTTCGGCGACGGGATGGTGATGCAGTGGCAGCGCCTGTTCTTCAAGGGGCGGCTGTCCGCGAGCGACAAGTCGCTGCGCAAGAAGAACTTCGTGCTGGCGGCGCAGGCGGACGGCTTCGAGTACGCGAAGCGCCTGGATCGCAAGGAGGACGTGCCCCGGGTCGTCAAGGAGTTCCTCGAGTTTTCCGGCCCCGCCTTCCTGGAAGTCGTCATCGACCCGGAGGCGCACGTGTATCCGATGGTCGGGCCGGGACTTTCCTACCAGGACATGGTCACCGGCGACCACATCCCCAATCGCTACGAGGACCGGGGCGCGGAGCCCGATCCCTCCGATCTGTTCTGA
- a CDS encoding helix-turn-helix domain-containing protein, whose translation MTDTRLHNSVRRHRRNLGLSQEALGDRVGVSRHAIMAIEGGRQVPSTTLALRLAGTFDCAVKDLFRLEPVPELEVHLPPPRSAVTASPPAPSSRVAVGRVGGRWAAHPLPAHTTGAADAIVVEAAATPSDAPPNRKDDSDATSHARVRPVRGMQQLERNVLVAGCAPLLANLAHRVGEGSGNARATWIPASSHRALDLLAAGMVHIAGLHLSGGESSEANVHAVRRRFPGRRMLVVNLTRWRQGFVVAARNPLDIRDAADLLRPGVRVVGREPGTGADDLFARLLAGEGAGRPDFSGPVAEGHLDVARRVHCGAADTGVAIESAALAWGLGFVPLVEERFDLVIPADIAEAPPVSRFLETLDDPGFRTEAASLPGYDTSISGHASTLEAGGARP comes from the coding sequence ATGACCGACACGCGACTCCACAACAGCGTCCGGCGACACCGTCGCAATCTGGGTCTGTCGCAGGAGGCCCTGGGGGACCGGGTCGGGGTCAGCCGGCACGCGATCATGGCGATCGAGGGCGGCCGCCAGGTCCCGTCCACGACGCTCGCGCTCCGGCTGGCGGGCACGTTCGACTGTGCCGTCAAGGACCTCTTCCGGCTCGAGCCCGTGCCGGAGTTGGAGGTTCACCTCCCACCCCCCCGCTCCGCCGTGACCGCCTCCCCACCCGCCCCCTCCTCCCGAGTGGCCGTCGGCCGGGTGGGTGGCCGGTGGGCGGCCCACCCCCTCCCCGCGCACACGACCGGGGCGGCGGATGCGATCGTGGTGGAGGCGGCCGCCACGCCCTCGGACGCCCCGCCCAACCGCAAGGATGACTCGGACGCGACCAGCCATGCCCGCGTCCGCCCCGTGCGCGGCATGCAACAACTCGAGCGCAACGTGCTGGTCGCCGGGTGCGCCCCCCTGCTCGCCAACCTGGCGCACCGCGTCGGGGAGGGCTCAGGGAACGCACGCGCCACCTGGATTCCCGCCAGCAGCCACCGCGCCCTAGACCTGCTGGCCGCGGGAATGGTGCACATCGCGGGGCTGCACCTGTCGGGCGGGGAGTCGAGCGAGGCCAACGTGCATGCGGTGCGGCGCCGCTTCCCCGGCAGGCGCATGCTGGTGGTCAACCTTACCCGGTGGCGCCAGGGCTTCGTGGTGGCGGCGCGCAACCCGCTGGACATCAGGGACGCCGCCGACCTGCTGCGGCCGGGCGTGCGGGTGGTGGGGCGCGAGCCCGGCACCGGCGCGGACGACCTTTTTGCGCGCCTGCTCGCGGGTGAAGGGGCTGGACGGCCTGACTTCTCCGGTCCGGTGGCGGAGGGCCACCTCGACGTGGCCCGGCGGGTTCACTGCGGCGCGGCGGACACCGGCGTCGCCATCGAGAGCGCGGCGCTGGCCTGGGGACTGGGGTTCGTGCCACTGGTGGAGGAGCGCTTCGACCTGGTCATCCCGGCCGACATCGCCGAGGCGCCGCCCGTGTCGCGCTTCCTCGAGACCCTGGACGACCCCGGCTTCCGCACCGAAGCCGCCTCCCTGCCGGGTTACGATACCTCGATCAGCGGGCACGCTAGCACGCTCGAGGCGGGGGGCGCGCGGCCATGA
- the modA gene encoding molybdate ABC transporter substrate-binding protein, with amino-acid sequence MRRSSLGRPAWALLLAALLQACAPADTSRTLHVYAASSLAESFAAMEHAFEAAHPGADVVLAFAGSQVLRLQIEQGAPADVFASADPAHMQALVELGRVRDGRIFAHNQLVLIVPPGNPARIESFRDLPRASRLVIGTEGVPVGSYARRALRRAEAAGEGGFAASVLARVASEESNVRLVRAKVELGEADAAIVYRSDTVAAGGVRAIEIPPALNVSADYSIGIVEGSVNPDLAEAWLTFVLSRQGRELLARHGFAAE; translated from the coding sequence ATGAGGCGAAGTTCGCTCGGACGTCCCGCGTGGGCGTTGCTGCTCGCAGCCCTGCTCCAGGCCTGCGCCCCGGCCGACACCTCCCGCACCCTGCACGTGTACGCCGCCTCGTCCCTTGCCGAGAGCTTCGCCGCCATGGAGCACGCCTTCGAGGCGGCGCACCCCGGGGCCGACGTGGTTCTGGCGTTCGCGGGCAGCCAGGTGCTGCGCCTTCAGATCGAGCAGGGCGCCCCCGCCGACGTGTTCGCTTCCGCCGACCCGGCGCACATGCAGGCTCTGGTGGAGCTCGGCCGAGTCCGCGACGGGCGCATCTTCGCGCACAACCAGCTGGTGCTCATCGTGCCCCCCGGGAACCCCGCGCGCATCGAGTCCTTCCGCGACCTGCCGCGCGCCAGCCGACTGGTGATCGGGACCGAGGGCGTCCCCGTGGGCAGCTACGCGCGCCGGGCGCTGCGGCGCGCCGAGGCGGCGGGAGAAGGCGGCTTCGCGGCTTCGGTACTCGCGCGGGTGGCCTCCGAGGAGAGCAACGTGCGCCTCGTGCGGGCCAAGGTGGAGCTCGGCGAGGCGGACGCAGCCATCGTCTACCGGAGCGACACCGTCGCGGCGGGAGGCGTGCGCGCCATCGAAATCCCACCCGCGCTGAACGTCAGCGCCGACTACTCCATCGGCATCGTGGAGGGCAGCGTGAACCCCGACCTCGCCGAGGCATGGCTCACGTTCGTCCTTTCCCGGCAAGGTCGCGAACTCCTGGCCCGGCACGGGTTCGCGGCGGAGTAG
- the ilvN gene encoding acetolactate synthase small subunit: MRHTLSVLLQNEAGALSRVTDLFSTRGFNIESLNVAPTKDYAVSRLTLVTNGSDETLEQIMKQLSKLVDVVDLRNMTGRDHIIRELVLFKLRLATGTRAQLEELVAEFGGSILAEHEGHFTIEITSSGPRIDGFLESAGRIAETDALVRSGAMAVSRGAPMRWRG, translated from the coding sequence ATGCGACACACCCTGTCCGTCCTGCTTCAGAACGAGGCTGGCGCGCTTTCCCGCGTCACCGACCTGTTTTCGACCCGGGGCTTCAACATCGAAAGCCTCAATGTCGCGCCGACGAAGGACTACGCCGTCTCGCGCCTGACGCTGGTCACCAACGGCTCGGACGAGACCCTCGAGCAGATCATGAAGCAGCTGAGCAAGCTGGTGGATGTCGTGGATCTGCGAAACATGACCGGGCGCGACCACATCATCCGCGAACTGGTGCTGTTCAAGCTGCGCCTGGCAACCGGCACCCGCGCGCAACTGGAGGAACTGGTTGCGGAGTTCGGCGGGTCGATTCTCGCCGAGCACGAAGGCCACTTCACCATCGAGATCACCAGCAGCGGCCCCAGGATCGACGGCTTCCTGGAGAGCGCCGGGCGGATCGCGGAGACCGACGCCCTGGTACGCAGCGGGGCCATGGCGGTATCCCGCGGCGCGCCCATGCGCTGGCGCGGCTAG
- a CDS encoding serine protease, translating to MSSRASAGTGLVAAWMLGSLFLVAPETVAGQSRTAVDRIREADRSVVRVVTLLPTGFGTGSGAVVAPGIVLTNHHVVNGGAGHQVISAHTGGMREARVRWESPELDLAVLEVDGLVLPELLLGTMPLQTGETVWAVGFPGIADAITGNMSLQTTLTRGVIGPTVPGAVGRQGWRERAGPGSA from the coding sequence ATGTCCAGCCGAGCCAGCGCAGGCACGGGATTGGTCGCGGCATGGATGCTCGGGTCCCTTTTTCTCGTGGCGCCGGAGACGGTGGCCGGACAGTCGAGGACCGCGGTCGATCGAATCCGCGAGGCCGACCGCAGCGTGGTGCGGGTCGTCACCCTGCTCCCCACCGGCTTCGGCACCGGCAGCGGGGCGGTGGTGGCTCCCGGCATCGTTCTGACCAACCATCACGTCGTGAACGGTGGCGCGGGGCATCAGGTGATCTCGGCGCACACCGGCGGCATGAGGGAGGCCCGCGTGCGGTGGGAGTCTCCCGAACTGGACCTCGCCGTTCTCGAGGTGGACGGTCTGGTGCTGCCCGAACTCCTGCTCGGGACCATGCCCCTGCAGACGGGCGAGACCGTATGGGCCGTGGGATTCCCCGGCATAGCGGACGCCATCACCGGAAACATGTCGCTGCAGACGACATTGACGCGGGGCGTGATCGGCCCGACTGTACCGGGCGCCGTGGGACGTCAGGGCTGGAGGGAGAGAGCTGGACCAGGTTCAGCATGA
- a CDS encoding ABC transporter ATP-binding protein, translated as MNPTWHAEVRMRVGELDLDVRLDGGGRPVALVGPNGSGKTTLLRTIAGAYRPSTGVIAVGDRVLFDSARGIDLPPEERRVGYVPQGYGLFPHLRVLDNVRFGLAGSSRRDNGARASALAVLEQLEADHLAERWPDTLSGGERQRVALARALVTEPHILLLDEPLAALDAAARRTMRRRLAERLEESAVPAMVITHDIRDIVALDADVHVMEDGRIVQRGPADALATHPATEFVAEVFGSPLATRGSRLRR; from the coding sequence GTGAACCCGACCTGGCACGCCGAGGTCCGTATGCGGGTCGGTGAGCTGGATCTGGACGTGCGCCTGGACGGTGGAGGGCGGCCCGTCGCCCTGGTAGGCCCCAACGGCTCCGGGAAGACCACCCTTTTGCGCACCATCGCGGGCGCCTACCGGCCATCCACCGGGGTCATCGCGGTCGGCGACCGCGTCCTGTTCGACTCCGCCCGCGGCATCGACCTCCCTCCGGAGGAGCGGAGGGTAGGCTACGTCCCCCAGGGCTACGGGCTGTTCCCGCACCTGCGCGTGCTGGACAACGTGAGGTTCGGGCTGGCGGGCTCTTCACGGCGGGACAACGGTGCACGGGCCTCCGCCCTCGCCGTGCTCGAACAGCTGGAAGCCGACCATCTCGCCGAGCGCTGGCCGGACACGCTCTCGGGCGGCGAGCGCCAGCGGGTCGCGCTGGCTCGCGCGCTGGTCACCGAGCCTCACATCCTGCTCCTCGACGAGCCGCTCGCGGCACTCGACGCGGCCGCGCGCCGGACCATGCGCCGCCGGCTTGCTGAGCGGCTCGAGGAGAGCGCCGTGCCGGCCATGGTCATCACTCACGACATCCGCGACATCGTGGCGCTGGACGCCGATGTCCACGTGATGGAGGACGGAAGGATCGTGCAGCGGGGCCCGGCCGACGCGCTCGCCACGCACCCCGCCACAGAGTTCGTGGCGGAGGTCTTCGGATCACCGCTGGCTACTCGCGGGAGCCGCCTTCGGCGTTAG
- a CDS encoding amidase family protein — protein MMRVLPLLLLVAAACAPAFQVEEATIADIHQAMEEGRITAEELVQGYLDRIEAYDRQGPYLNSIITVSEYALGRARELDAAFGESGFTGPLHGIPVIVKDNYDTHDLPTTNGTLAFRGAIPPDDAYQVRKLREAGAIILAKSNLAEFASSGAFTLSSVLPGFSRNPYDPTRVTAGSSGGTGAAVAANFGAVGLGSDTGSSIRGPSSHQALVGFRTTMGLTSRDGIAPLSAARDVGGPMTRTVADAVAVLEVIVGQDPADPVTFESEGRVPDNYRQFLDADALQGARIGVLRQLFEEARDYDDPGSLGSGVLVPGEEMPSADPEAGEQESGAREGQNQEQQGEEQEDEPTTIHPEVLRVMEQALEDMRAAGAVIVDPVEIPDLDDIRGDFPSISRLKHDFEKYLATRPELKFRTLDEVVESGDFHPFLRASMERNREVDYVPEEHEDYPLYLETQQRLQDAVLAVMEEHEVDVLVYPTYNYPARLIGDENTTYGANSSILSPPTGFPAFNVPMGYSFGTLPAGLQLLGRPFDEPTLIRISYAYEQATQHRRPPPFTPPLSR, from the coding sequence ATGATGCGCGTTCTTCCCCTCCTCCTGCTCGTCGCCGCCGCGTGCGCACCCGCCTTCCAGGTCGAGGAGGCGACCATCGCGGACATCCACCAGGCCATGGAGGAGGGCCGGATCACGGCGGAGGAGCTGGTGCAGGGTTACCTCGACCGCATCGAGGCGTACGACCGGCAGGGCCCCTACCTGAACTCCATCATCACCGTGAGCGAGTACGCGCTGGGGCGGGCGCGCGAGCTGGATGCCGCCTTCGGCGAGTCCGGCTTCACCGGTCCGCTGCACGGCATCCCCGTGATCGTGAAGGACAACTACGACACCCACGACCTGCCAACCACCAACGGGACCCTCGCCTTCCGCGGGGCAATTCCGCCCGACGACGCCTACCAGGTGCGCAAGCTGCGCGAGGCGGGCGCGATCATCCTGGCCAAGTCCAACCTGGCCGAGTTCGCGTCCAGCGGGGCGTTCACTCTCAGTTCCGTGCTGCCGGGATTCTCCCGCAACCCCTACGATCCGACCCGGGTGACGGCGGGTTCGAGCGGCGGCACGGGAGCTGCGGTGGCGGCCAACTTCGGCGCCGTCGGGCTGGGCTCCGACACCGGCAGCTCCATCCGGGGGCCTTCCTCCCACCAGGCGCTGGTCGGGTTCCGCACCACCATGGGGCTCACCAGCCGCGACGGGATCGCCCCGCTGAGCGCCGCGCGCGACGTGGGCGGTCCCATGACCCGCACCGTGGCCGACGCGGTGGCGGTGCTGGAGGTGATCGTGGGCCAGGATCCCGCGGATCCGGTCACCTTCGAGAGCGAGGGGCGGGTGCCCGACAACTACCGCCAGTTCCTCGACGCCGACGCGCTCCAGGGCGCGCGTATCGGCGTGCTGCGCCAACTGTTCGAGGAGGCGCGCGACTACGACGATCCGGGCTCGCTGGGAAGCGGGGTGCTCGTCCCGGGCGAGGAGATGCCGTCAGCGGACCCGGAGGCGGGGGAACAGGAGTCCGGCGCGCGCGAAGGACAGAACCAGGAGCAGCAGGGAGAAGAGCAGGAAGACGAGCCCACCACCATCCACCCCGAAGTGCTGCGGGTGATGGAGCAGGCGCTCGAGGACATGCGTGCCGCCGGCGCCGTCATCGTGGATCCCGTCGAGATTCCGGATCTGGACGACATCCGCGGCGACTTCCCGAGCATCAGCCGGCTGAAGCATGACTTCGAGAAGTACCTGGCCACGCGTCCCGAACTGAAGTTCAGGACGCTTGACGAGGTGGTAGAGTCGGGCGACTTCCATCCCTTCCTGCGCGCCAGCATGGAGCGCAACCGGGAAGTGGACTACGTGCCCGAGGAGCACGAGGATTATCCACTATACCTGGAGACGCAGCAGCGGCTGCAGGACGCCGTGCTCGCGGTCATGGAGGAGCACGAAGTCGACGTTCTGGTCTATCCGACCTACAACTACCCGGCCCGGCTGATCGGCGATGAGAACACCACCTACGGGGCGAACAGCTCGATCCTCTCGCCCCCGACCGGCTTTCCGGCCTTCAACGTGCCGATGGGATACTCGTTCGGCACGCTGCCCGCGGGACTCCAGCTCCTGGGACGGCCCTTCGACGAGCCGACCCTGATTCGCATCAGCTACGCCTACGAGCAGGCCACGCAGCACCGGCGGCCGCCGCCGTTCACGCCTCCGCTGAGCCGCTGA
- a CDS encoding FHA domain-containing protein → MSRIVARTVGRKGTCDVVLRDGSVSRCHAEVVCLPEGRIHVADRATGSGTFVRRGEEWHPIRQALLDPGDVLRFGACTITAGELGALCVRADAEPDEGRSSQADAGS, encoded by the coding sequence ATGTCTCGCATCGTCGCTCGGACCGTGGGCCGCAAGGGCACGTGCGATGTCGTGCTGCGTGACGGCAGCGTGTCGCGGTGCCATGCCGAAGTGGTCTGCCTGCCCGAGGGTCGGATCCACGTCGCCGATCGCGCGACGGGGAGCGGCACCTTCGTGCGCCGTGGGGAGGAGTGGCACCCGATCCGGCAGGCCCTGCTCGATCCCGGGGATGTGCTGCGCTTCGGTGCGTGCACCATCACTGCGGGGGAGTTGGGCGCGCTCTGTGTCCGGGCCGATGCCGAGCCGGACGAAGGCCGTTCCTCGCAGGCCGATGCTGGCAGCTAA
- a CDS encoding outer membrane beta-barrel protein translates to MKRLPLVLTVMLFVLTPTSPASAQATLSLTGGVNLSTLAADPPSAREVWHSESLARMSIGLAATLPASKHLGVQVGVAYAQKGGRLSGLDNRQLVTVDMALDYFEFTLLAVPTLPLSSWERSSVRFFVGPTLASRVSCDFDASGWLGAEHVAAAGSCDAGPDEIEAAMDLGIALGGGIAVGVTDRADVSLDLLYTLGLIPVGGGDRYWSGPRHRVLTLRAGMALPIG, encoded by the coding sequence ATGAAGCGGTTGCCGCTCGTTCTCACCGTCATGCTGTTTGTTCTCACTCCCACCTCTCCCGCCTCGGCCCAGGCCACGCTGTCCCTGACCGGAGGCGTCAACCTGTCTACGCTCGCCGCCGACCCTCCTTCGGCCCGGGAGGTGTGGCACTCCGAGTCCCTCGCGAGAATGTCCATCGGGTTGGCGGCGACCCTCCCTGCCTCGAAGCACCTTGGGGTCCAGGTGGGCGTCGCCTACGCGCAGAAGGGCGGTCGGCTGAGCGGGCTGGACAACCGCCAGCTGGTCACCGTGGACATGGCGCTCGACTACTTCGAGTTCACGCTGCTGGCCGTGCCGACGCTCCCCCTGTCGTCGTGGGAACGCTCTTCGGTCCGCTTCTTCGTCGGTCCCACGCTGGCCAGCCGGGTGTCCTGCGACTTCGACGCGTCGGGCTGGCTCGGAGCGGAGCACGTCGCCGCGGCCGGCAGCTGCGACGCGGGACCGGACGAAATCGAGGCCGCGATGGACCTCGGGATCGCCCTGGGCGGAGGAATCGCGGTTGGGGTGACGGACCGGGCCGATGTGAGCCTCGACCTGCTCTACACGCTTGGCCTCATCCCGGTCGGAGGCGGAGACCGGTACTGGAGCGGGCCCAGGCACCGGGTTCTCACTCTTCGGGCCGGCATGGCGCTGCCGATCGGCTAG
- a CDS encoding ABC transporter permease, producing the protein MSRQANLRDTLGAGRWPSLAAAVPMLVLLALPVVALALASSPAELAAGARHPLFLPALGLTARTTVVSLVVVVAAGTPLAWWLAASSGRWARGVEQLVDLPIVLPPAVLGIALLQTFGRNGLLGGPLEALGLQVPFTTAAVVLTQVVVASPFYVQSAAAAFRRVDRDLLIVARTLGRSPVGAFFGVAVPVALPGLVSGAALAWARAIGEFGATLLFAGNLPGRTQTAPLAIYTALESDVQAAVALSLVLAAVAVLLLLGLRALPGGRLGRVVEAVAAGAGRR; encoded by the coding sequence GTGAGCCGGCAGGCGAACCTGCGCGACACCCTGGGCGCCGGGCGCTGGCCGTCGCTGGCGGCGGCGGTGCCCATGCTCGTACTGCTCGCCCTTCCGGTCGTCGCGCTGGCGCTGGCCTCGTCGCCGGCGGAGCTGGCCGCGGGGGCACGCCATCCGCTCTTTCTTCCGGCCCTCGGGCTGACGGCGCGCACGACGGTGGTGAGCCTGGTGGTCGTGGTGGCGGCGGGCACCCCGCTGGCGTGGTGGCTCGCGGCCTCCTCCGGCCGCTGGGCGCGCGGCGTGGAGCAACTGGTGGACCTGCCCATCGTCCTGCCGCCCGCCGTGCTCGGCATCGCGCTGCTCCAGACCTTCGGCCGCAACGGCCTGCTGGGCGGCCCGCTGGAGGCGCTCGGGCTGCAGGTGCCCTTCACCACGGCCGCCGTGGTGCTCACCCAGGTGGTGGTCGCCTCGCCGTTCTATGTCCAGTCGGCGGCGGCCGCGTTCCGCCGGGTCGACCGCGACCTGCTCATCGTCGCGCGCACGCTGGGACGGTCGCCGGTGGGGGCGTTCTTCGGGGTGGCGGTGCCGGTGGCGCTGCCCGGGCTGGTCAGCGGGGCCGCTCTGGCGTGGGCGCGCGCGATTGGCGAGTTCGGGGCGACGCTGCTCTTCGCGGGCAACCTGCCGGGACGAACGCAGACCGCGCCGCTGGCCATCTACACGGCGCTCGAGTCGGACGTGCAGGCTGCGGTCGCGCTTTCCCTGGTGCTGGCCGCGGTCGCGGTGCTGCTGCTGCTCGGGCTGCGCGCGCTTCCGGGCGGCCGTCTGGGCAGGGTGGTGGAGGCAGTGGCCGCAGGGGCGGGTCGGCGGTGA